From Permianibacter aggregans, a single genomic window includes:
- a CDS encoding epoxyqueuosine reductase QueH, which produces MNNFSLNDVERPKLETPNGSDSILLHSCCAPCAGDIMEAIHASGIQQTIFFYNPNIHPREEYEIRKNENKRFCDKLGIPFIDADYDTDNWFERVKGQENEPERGARCTTCFDMRFERTALYAHEHGYTLISSTLGISRWKNMEQINDCGVRAAARYPEVDYWTYNWRKQGGAARMIEIAKREQFYQQEYCGCVYSLRDTNRWRMSRGRDRIKRGVKFYGADEIHIKNIAEDKPND; this is translated from the coding sequence ATGAATAATTTTTCGCTGAACGACGTCGAACGACCGAAACTGGAAACGCCAAACGGCAGTGACAGCATTTTGCTGCACTCCTGCTGCGCACCCTGTGCCGGTGACATCATGGAAGCGATACACGCCAGCGGCATTCAGCAAACGATTTTTTTCTACAATCCGAATATTCATCCACGTGAGGAATACGAGATCCGCAAAAACGAAAACAAGCGTTTCTGCGACAAACTCGGTATTCCGTTTATTGACGCGGATTACGACACCGACAACTGGTTTGAACGCGTCAAAGGCCAGGAAAACGAGCCGGAGCGCGGAGCCCGTTGCACCACCTGTTTTGACATGCGTTTCGAACGCACGGCCTTGTACGCGCACGAACACGGTTACACACTGATCTCCAGCACGCTTGGCATCAGCCGCTGGAAAAACATGGAACAGATAAACGACTGCGGTGTGCGCGCAGCTGCCCGCTATCCGGAAGTGGATTACTGGACCTACAACTGGCGCAAACAAGGTGGCGCCGCGCGGATGATTGAAATCGCCAAGCGCGAGCAGTTTTATCAGCAGGAATATTGCGGCTGCGTTTACAGCTTGCGCGACACCAATCGCTGGCGCATGTCACGCGGCCGTGACCGGATCAAGCGCGGCGTCAAGTTCTATGGCGCCGACGAAATCCATATCAAGAATATTGCCGAAGACAAGCCGAACGACTAA
- a CDS encoding MATE family efflux transporter encodes MSGNATKTELKQLSHLAAPLVIAQLAQTALNTVDTIMAGQLSAEALAAVATGVNLFATLLLFILGVFLALNPIISQHNGARDNDAMAGTIQSGLWFALLISVPVFFLWREIDIVMDWLAVEPSIRPLAAEYVDALSWGTPFLWLFLALRFCNEGLFATRAVMVITISAVPLNVLFNWIFIYGKFGMPVLGAVGLAWATNLVWFLMFVSMLVYTATAKRHAHLRAFLQWKKPDWTRIKDIANTGGPMGLSFSLEVLMFAMIGLMMATYDAATVGAHQIALNYASLTFMIPLGISNAITARVGYAVGERNPVAVRRAGWVGIAFAGSIATLSTLSMWLLPWQITAVYTPDLAVQTLAVGFLSMAAIFQLSDAMQVTAAGALRGLKDTRMPMLISLFSYWIIGFPTAWLLANYTSLGPTGYWAGMIAGLSTAAALLNWRFKRLSGRWQPPARHISNASV; translated from the coding sequence ATGTCCGGCAACGCCACCAAAACCGAATTAAAACAGCTTTCGCATTTGGCGGCGCCGCTGGTCATTGCCCAGCTGGCGCAAACGGCGTTGAATACCGTTGACACGATCATGGCCGGCCAGCTGAGTGCCGAAGCGCTGGCCGCAGTGGCCACGGGTGTCAACCTGTTCGCGACCTTGTTGTTGTTTATTCTTGGCGTGTTCCTGGCGCTGAATCCGATCATTTCCCAGCACAACGGCGCCCGCGACAACGACGCGATGGCCGGCACGATACAAAGCGGCTTGTGGTTCGCGCTGCTGATCAGCGTGCCGGTGTTCTTCTTGTGGCGAGAAATCGACATCGTCATGGATTGGCTGGCCGTGGAACCAAGTATTCGACCACTGGCTGCTGAATACGTTGACGCGCTGTCCTGGGGCACACCGTTTTTGTGGTTGTTTCTGGCGCTGCGTTTTTGCAATGAGGGATTGTTCGCGACCCGCGCCGTTATGGTCATCACGATCAGCGCAGTGCCGCTAAACGTGTTGTTCAACTGGATATTCATTTACGGCAAATTCGGCATGCCGGTGCTTGGCGCTGTCGGTTTGGCCTGGGCGACCAATCTGGTCTGGTTCCTGATGTTTGTCAGCATGCTGGTTTATACCGCGACGGCGAAACGTCATGCCCATTTGCGAGCGTTTCTGCAATGGAAAAAACCGGATTGGACACGCATCAAGGACATCGCCAATACCGGCGGCCCGATGGGTTTATCGTTCTCGCTGGAAGTGCTGATGTTCGCGATGATCGGCCTGATGATGGCGACCTATGACGCCGCCACCGTCGGTGCCCACCAAATCGCGCTGAATTACGCCTCACTGACCTTCATGATCCCGCTTGGCATTTCCAATGCGATTACCGCCCGCGTCGGTTATGCCGTTGGCGAGCGCAATCCGGTTGCCGTGCGCCGCGCTGGCTGGGTCGGCATTGCCTTTGCCGGCTCCATCGCCACCTTGTCGACCTTGTCGATGTGGCTGCTGCCCTGGCAAATCACCGCCGTGTATACACCGGATCTGGCGGTGCAGACCTTGGCCGTCGGCTTCTTGTCGATGGCAGCAATATTCCAGCTATCGGACGCGATGCAAGTCACCGCCGCCGGCGCCTTGCGTGGTTTGAAAGATACCCGGATGCCGATGCTGATTAGCCTGTTTTCCTACTGGATTATTGGTTTTCCCACCGCCTGGTTGCTGGCAAATTATACCAGCCTTGGCCCGACCGGTTACTGGGCTGGCATGATTGCCGGTTTGAGCACCGCCGCGGCGTTGTTGAACTGGCGTTTCAAACGTTTGTCGGGACGTTGGCAACCACCAGCACGCCACATCAGCAACGCAAGCGTGTAA
- a CDS encoding DUF7931 domain-containing protein, whose product MDSELTEATLGTDARFAVRSSAENHQACVQLLKAAKLELKLFTRDLDSRVLDYPDIVEAFSQLARYSRQSKIQVLIVDPESPLRSGHRLLDLFQRLSSKIETRKVHPDYTQLPFTFMTVDQRGLLYRSNAAEYEGEVNFNAPLPVKEKNKQFDDIWQQSEPVSEWRRLYI is encoded by the coding sequence GTGGACAGCGAATTGACCGAAGCCACACTCGGCACCGATGCCCGCTTCGCCGTGCGTAGCAGCGCCGAGAATCACCAAGCCTGTGTGCAATTGCTGAAAGCAGCCAAGCTGGAGCTGAAATTATTCACACGCGATTTGGACAGTCGCGTGCTGGATTATCCGGATATTGTCGAAGCGTTTTCACAGCTGGCGCGTTACTCAAGGCAAAGCAAAATTCAGGTGCTGATCGTTGACCCGGAAAGCCCGCTACGAAGCGGTCATCGCCTGCTTGATTTATTTCAGCGGCTGTCGAGCAAAATTGAAACCCGCAAAGTGCATCCGGATTACACGCAACTGCCATTCACGTTCATGACCGTTGATCAACGCGGCTTGTTATACCGCAGCAACGCCGCCGAATACGAGGGTGAAGTCAACTTCAATGCGCCGTTGCCGGTCAAAGAAAAAAACAAACAGTTTGATGATATCTGGCAGCAAAGCGAACCGGTTTCCGAATGGCGGCGGCTGTATATATGA
- a CDS encoding GNAT family N-acetyltransferase, translating into MNGRFRVLRVDWQDMGAVLALVREKVFVYEMRNSPDLELDGQDPACFHVLAVAENGEAIGTGRMDKSGVIGHIAVLMPWRQLGVGSALLEELIAIARDKQLPHVKLHAPLDAKAFYEEHDFHAAGAVYMDAGEPFVTMRLQLPTTPLINRLNIVY; encoded by the coding sequence ATGAACGGTCGTTTTCGCGTACTGCGGGTCGATTGGCAGGATATGGGCGCCGTACTGGCACTCGTTCGCGAAAAGGTGTTTGTCTACGAAATGCGAAACTCTCCTGATCTGGAGCTTGATGGTCAGGACCCGGCTTGTTTTCATGTGCTGGCGGTAGCCGAGAATGGCGAAGCGATTGGCACCGGCCGCATGGATAAATCCGGCGTCATCGGCCATATCGCGGTGCTGATGCCGTGGCGACAGCTCGGTGTGGGTTCTGCACTGCTGGAAGAACTGATTGCCATCGCCCGCGACAAACAACTGCCCCACGTCAAACTACACGCCCCGCTCGACGCCAAAGCCTTTTACGAAGAACACGATTTTCACGCCGCCGGCGCAGTTTACATGGATGCCGGAGAGCCGTTTGTCACGATGCGCTTGCAACTCCCCACCACACCGCTCATCAACCGTCTGAATATCGTCTACTGA
- a CDS encoding cupin domain-containing protein, with the protein MKSPFGEISVETFFRDYWQKKPLLIKNAFPTDLAATTPEELAALAMEEEVDARLVQHDPEKDSWHVDYGPFTKAALRKLPRENYTLLVQAVDYFISEVAALKQSLNMFPQWRFDDVMVSYAVKGGGVGPHLDQYDVFLIQGLGRRRWLVANPDYPSVPNDKVKLLRQIEPFTPSLDVIAEPGDMLYVPPNAPHCGTALEPCLTYSIGFRAPAQADIAARLADYLTEQEMDGVRYADPELQAAMDSAQISAAQMQKVKTLMSALMNDTTALEKSYAALVTQTRFSLTPVAKNWSKDKLIAALRKNKTLVRDDNARFAWFIGQDKAVHLFANGLEIPVSGISAESAQFLSNTTEVNAEAVERFADDLSFPDLLTTLFNAGAFQLAA; encoded by the coding sequence GTGAAGTCCCCGTTCGGTGAAATCAGCGTTGAAACCTTCTTTCGTGACTACTGGCAGAAAAAGCCGCTGCTGATCAAAAACGCTTTCCCAACCGACTTGGCCGCGACCACGCCGGAAGAACTGGCGGCGCTGGCCATGGAAGAAGAAGTCGATGCCCGGCTGGTGCAGCATGACCCAGAAAAAGACAGCTGGCATGTTGATTACGGCCCTTTCACCAAAGCCGCCTTGCGCAAACTGCCGCGCGAGAATTACACCTTGCTGGTGCAGGCCGTGGATTATTTTATTTCCGAAGTGGCGGCATTGAAGCAGTCTCTGAACATGTTTCCGCAATGGCGTTTCGATGATGTCATGGTCAGCTACGCGGTCAAAGGCGGCGGTGTCGGTCCGCACCTAGACCAATACGATGTGTTCTTGATTCAAGGGCTGGGCCGTCGTCGTTGGCTTGTGGCCAACCCCGATTATCCATCGGTACCCAATGACAAAGTGAAACTGCTGCGGCAGATCGAACCGTTTACACCGAGCCTTGATGTAATCGCCGAGCCGGGCGACATGCTTTATGTGCCGCCGAATGCGCCACATTGCGGCACGGCGCTGGAGCCTTGCCTGACTTATTCGATTGGTTTTCGGGCACCGGCGCAGGCCGATATTGCCGCCCGCCTCGCGGATTATTTAACCGAGCAGGAAATGGATGGCGTTCGCTATGCCGACCCGGAATTGCAAGCCGCCATGGATTCAGCACAGATCAGCGCAGCGCAAATGCAAAAAGTCAAAACGCTGATGAGCGCACTCATGAATGACACAACAGCCTTGGAAAAAAGTTACGCGGCGCTGGTCACGCAAACCCGTTTCTCACTGACCCCTGTAGCGAAAAACTGGAGCAAAGACAAACTGATTGCGGCGCTGCGCAAAAACAAAACTCTGGTACGGGATGACAACGCCCGCTTCGCCTGGTTTATTGGCCAGGACAAGGCCGTGCACTTGTTTGCCAATGGACTTGAGATTCCCGTGTCAGGCATCAGTGCCGAATCCGCACAGTTTTTGTCTAATACCACAGAAGTAAATGCCGAAGCCGTCGAACGCTTTGCCGACGATTTGTCATTTCCGGATCTGCTGACTACATTGTTTAATGCAGGGGCGTTTCAGCTCGCAGCTTGA